From a region of the Desulfuromonas sp. KJ2020 genome:
- a CDS encoding VOC family protein, with protein sequence MAHSFNLSLAVQDLDNAETFYGQILGLPVERFVPGEGTAPVLLLPQGDTCLLIREIAAAEAMHPGLLQNLHRHPLGVGVSLEFTVDSLVPIRRQLERTNWPILYELEDRQFEREELWVHDPDGYLIVLHREPADVKEASERKRPV encoded by the coding sequence ATGGCTCACTCCTTCAATCTCAGCCTCGCCGTCCAGGATCTCGACAACGCAGAGACGTTCTACGGGCAGATACTGGGTCTACCGGTGGAGCGCTTCGTGCCCGGCGAGGGCACCGCGCCGGTGCTGCTGTTGCCCCAGGGGGACACCTGCCTCCTCATCCGGGAAATCGCCGCCGCCGAAGCCATGCATCCCGGCCTGTTGCAGAACCTGCACCGCCACCCCCTCGGCGTGGGGGTGAGCCTCGAATTCACCGTCGATTCGCTGGTGCCCATCCGCCGCCAGCTGGAGCGCACCAACTGGCCCATCCTCTACGAGCTGGAGGACCGCCAGTTCGAGCGGGAAGAGCTCTGGGTGCACGACCCCGACGGCTACCTGATCGTCCTGCATCGGGAGCCGGCAGACGTCAAGGAAGCGAGCGAGCGCAAGCGGCCGGTCTGA
- a CDS encoding cytochrome c3 family protein yields the protein MKPFLLIALLLFPLAAQAYDPASGCVQCHGDAQKMRALGAEALYLDPAQVDREVNMKGEPTCVDCHLGDATAREAAAAHQGMLRPLLMVSGQDLAGEAMERPRLGLSPLLPGEEGPSALVPKPDSSMAELAGVDKINGLHWHDRDPARFSYRPDLAMATCGQCHRKSTEEFNASGMGRLHFQRANRSFAEPLPGPHNCGAWFGDNFERLAAETAVPFSAAQAAAADRNCNQCHPGCNDCHFKPYKGEGRHLFGQPEPLSCYGGQRGVICHAGPMERRRGAGFMREDYAYPGSLYAGAHREAGLNCLDCHSLRRHDPGSTASPQARASCRLCHADIVAAVESSEHAQVDCASCHIDEVGGYQFTFWGPGAWAGVETPYAKHAGYFGIRDWPTLIRNPEGRWLPYKPYPMAVLNQKHGLEPTGVVFRAIPSRQIEAQPAIGEVEGFTVARTATETNDAFIITGTRGELPGDGKTILWIQMDKISHALGYGRDCEGCHASHAQRAFSTFRYGDSRNVSEPFTGSYQIVADEKGLRFENLKYGDIKVREGRRVEDFAPFVVFPEAWNVEGMDLSLPFDEQKYQRARQGLEALLATLQVRREAAAGEAELLKKLAKVEAVAYHNLAAAQALLPPAKPTIRLLDPN from the coding sequence GTGAAACCCTTCTTGCTGATCGCTCTGCTGCTTTTTCCCCTGGCCGCCCAGGCCTACGACCCGGCCTCCGGCTGCGTGCAGTGCCACGGTGATGCCCAGAAGATGCGCGCCCTGGGCGCCGAAGCCCTCTATCTCGATCCGGCCCAGGTCGACCGCGAAGTCAACATGAAGGGGGAACCCACCTGCGTGGACTGCCACCTGGGCGACGCGACGGCCCGGGAGGCGGCCGCGGCCCATCAGGGGATGCTGCGTCCCTTGCTCATGGTCAGCGGCCAGGATCTGGCCGGGGAGGCCATGGAGAGGCCGCGGCTGGGTCTCTCGCCCCTGCTCCCCGGGGAAGAGGGGCCCTCGGCCCTGGTGCCCAAGCCGGATTCTTCTATGGCCGAGCTGGCGGGGGTGGATAAAATCAATGGCCTCCACTGGCACGACCGGGATCCCGCGCGCTTTTCCTATCGACCGGATCTCGCCATGGCCACCTGCGGCCAGTGTCATCGCAAATCCACCGAGGAGTTCAACGCCTCCGGCATGGGGCGGCTGCATTTCCAGCGCGCCAACCGCAGCTTCGCCGAACCGCTGCCCGGTCCCCATAACTGCGGCGCCTGGTTCGGTGACAACTTCGAGCGGCTGGCCGCCGAAACCGCGGTGCCTTTTTCGGCCGCTCAGGCCGCCGCGGCGGATCGCAACTGCAACCAGTGTCATCCGGGTTGCAACGACTGCCATTTCAAGCCCTACAAGGGGGAGGGGCGCCACCTGTTCGGCCAGCCCGAGCCCCTGTCGTGCTACGGCGGCCAGCGCGGGGTAATCTGCCACGCCGGTCCCATGGAGAGACGGCGCGGGGCCGGTTTCATGCGCGAAGACTATGCCTACCCCGGCAGCCTCTATGCCGGTGCCCACCGGGAAGCGGGCCTCAATTGTCTCGACTGCCATTCCCTGCGCCGTCATGACCCCGGCAGCACCGCCAGCCCCCAGGCGCGGGCTTCCTGCCGCCTTTGCCACGCCGATATCGTCGCCGCCGTGGAAAGCTCGGAGCACGCCCAGGTCGATTGTGCCTCCTGCCACATCGACGAGGTCGGCGGCTACCAGTTCACCTTCTGGGGGCCGGGGGCCTGGGCCGGCGTGGAGACTCCCTACGCCAAGCACGCCGGCTATTTCGGCATCCGCGACTGGCCCACTCTCATCCGCAACCCCGAAGGGCGCTGGCTCCCCTACAAGCCCTATCCCATGGCGGTGCTCAACCAGAAGCACGGCCTGGAGCCCACCGGCGTCGTCTTCCGCGCCATCCCCTCCCGCCAGATCGAGGCCCAGCCCGCCATCGGCGAGGTGGAAGGATTCACGGTGGCGCGAACGGCTACCGAGACCAACGATGCCTTCATCATTACGGGAACCCGCGGCGAGCTGCCGGGGGACGGCAAGACCATTCTGTGGATTCAGATGGACAAGATCAGCCACGCTCTCGGCTATGGGCGTGACTGCGAAGGGTGCCACGCCAGCCACGCCCAGCGGGCTTTTTCCACCTTCCGCTACGGCGACAGCCGCAACGTCAGTGAACCCTTCACCGGCAGCTACCAGATCGTCGCCGATGAGAAGGGCCTGCGTTTCGAGAACCTGAAATACGGCGACATCAAGGTGCGCGAAGGGCGTCGGGTAGAAGATTTTGCCCCCTTCGTGGTCTTTCCCGAGGCCTGGAATGTGGAGGGGATGGATCTCTCCCTCCCCTTTGACGAGCAGAAATATCAGCGCGCCCGGCAGGGGCTGGAGGCTTTGCTGGCGACCCTGCAGGTCCGCCGCGAGGCGGCGGCCGGTGAGGCGGAACTCCTGAAAAAACTGGCCAAAGTCGAAGCGGTGGCCTATCATAACCTGGCCGCGGCCCAGGCGCTGCTGCCCCCGGCAAAGCCGACCATCCGTTTGCTCGATCCGAACTGA
- a CDS encoding PP0621 family protein produces the protein MVRLILLFILLFLGYTLVSALLRTLTGNRPASPPPEKTAQGDTMVKDPQCGTYVPRGDAVTKVIKGKTHYFCSTACRDAYRGDES, from the coding sequence ATGGTCCGTCTGATTCTGCTGTTTATCCTGCTCTTTCTGGGCTACACCCTCGTGAGTGCCCTGCTGCGTACCCTGACCGGCAACAGACCGGCCTCGCCCCCGCCCGAGAAGACGGCGCAGGGCGACACCATGGTCAAGGATCCCCAGTGCGGCACCTACGTGCCCCGCGGCGACGCCGTCACCAAGGTCATCAAGGGCAAGACCCACTATTTCTGCTCCACGGCCTGCCGCGACGCTTATCGCGGCGACGAATCCTGA
- a CDS encoding MoxR family ATPase, producing the protein MSLTRHAEITRIIDTLSGHYLQGKIRAIKLAMITLLSGGHLLLEDIPGLGKTTLALALAKALGLSFGRVQCTSDLMPSDITGLSIYDRSSGTFKFVPGPVFNNVVLVDEINRSMPKTQSALLEAMEERRVTVEGVTHGLPDPFLVIATQNPLEQVGTYPLPESQLDRFMVTTGVGYPPAEVEKAIIKGGSLRDEIRHIEPLITLEDIRLARQAVKNDILLSDKIVDYIFAIMAATRNHPLILSGISSRGGISLAEAAKAAAFLENRHYVIPEDVKLVAGAVGAHRLILCPENETLNKEEVLQSVLKSLPVPLV; encoded by the coding sequence ATGTCCCTGACCCGTCATGCGGAAATCACCCGCATTATCGACACCCTCTCCGGTCACTACCTGCAGGGGAAGATCCGGGCCATCAAGCTGGCCATGATCACCCTGCTCTCCGGCGGCCACCTGCTGCTGGAGGACATCCCCGGCCTCGGCAAAACGACGCTGGCCCTGGCCCTGGCCAAAGCCCTGGGGCTCTCCTTCGGGCGCGTGCAGTGCACCAGCGACCTGATGCCTTCGGACATCACCGGGCTGTCGATCTACGACCGCAGCAGCGGGACCTTTAAGTTCGTGCCGGGGCCCGTCTTCAACAATGTGGTGCTGGTGGACGAGATCAACCGCAGCATGCCCAAGACCCAGAGCGCCCTGCTCGAAGCCATGGAAGAGCGCCGGGTCACCGTCGAAGGGGTGACCCACGGCCTGCCCGACCCCTTTCTGGTCATCGCCACCCAGAACCCGCTGGAGCAAGTCGGCACCTATCCTTTGCCCGAGTCCCAACTTGACCGCTTCATGGTCACCACCGGCGTCGGCTATCCGCCCGCCGAGGTGGAAAAGGCCATTATCAAAGGCGGCAGCCTGCGTGACGAGATCCGCCACATTGAACCGCTCATCACCCTCGAAGATATCCGCCTGGCCCGGCAGGCCGTCAAGAACGACATCCTGCTCTCCGATAAAATCGTCGACTACATCTTCGCCATCATGGCCGCCACCCGCAATCACCCCCTCATCCTGTCGGGCATCTCCAGCCGTGGCGGCATCAGCCTGGCCGAAGCGGCTAAAGCCGCTGCTTTTCTGGAGAACCGCCACTACGTCATCCCCGAGGATGTCAAGCTGGTGGCCGGGGCCGTGGGCGCCCATCGCCTCATCCTGTGCCCCGAAAACGAGACCCTGAACAAGGAGGAGGTACTGCAATCGGTGCTCAAAAGTCTGCCGGTTCCCCTGGTCTGA
- the folK gene encoding 2-amino-4-hydroxy-6-hydroxymethyldihydropteridine diphosphokinase: MIKAYLALGSNLGDRLATLHEARQRLAEADGIRLLASSGLYETRPVGGPGGQPPYLNAVLEIDTRLSPAELLRLTQQIETAGGRVRQERWGARTLDIDLLFYGTQLCRAPGLEIPHPRLHQRRFVLLPLADLAPLLVHPQKNRTVSELLQSLPDEGGEALLARTW; encoded by the coding sequence ATGATTAAAGCATATCTGGCCCTCGGTTCCAACCTCGGTGACCGTCTGGCGACGTTGCACGAGGCTCGGCAGCGTCTGGCCGAGGCGGACGGGATCCGCCTGCTCGCTTCTTCCGGTCTGTACGAAACCCGACCCGTTGGCGGGCCTGGCGGCCAGCCTCCTTATCTCAATGCGGTGCTGGAGATCGACACCCGCCTGTCGCCCGCCGAGCTGCTGCGGCTGACCCAGCAGATCGAAACGGCCGGGGGGCGCGTGCGCCAGGAACGCTGGGGGGCGCGCACCCTCGATATCGATTTGCTGTTTTACGGGACCCAGCTCTGCCGCGCTCCCGGTCTGGAAATCCCCCATCCGCGCCTGCACCAGCGCCGTTTTGTGCTGCTGCCTCTGGCCGATCTGGCTCCGCTGCTCGTGCATCCCCAAAAAAACCGCACGGTGTCGGAGCTTCTCCAATCTCTTCCCGACGAGGGGGGCGAAGCCCTGCTCGCCCGCACATGGTGA